A portion of the Pararge aegeria chromosome 10, ilParAegt1.1, whole genome shotgun sequence genome contains these proteins:
- the LOC120626662 gene encoding transcription elongation factor B polypeptide 3 isoform X2 produces the protein MIENISVVSEISTFVVATNSYGYEYGKDCDSYPSESRNRHDKQEKYVRKTKTEDSQHNNSNGDHSGSKRKYHSSEEEEPDTKRSKYSSTKDNRYIKPEVKVKVEPSDSDMESQDDTSSESDSEGSQSSDEERKPDIKEKIEKIKKTERQESSSIKHSSWSSNDTHKYEPSSESVKEHYKYNASEIRHSSEKSLKDKSHNSQSNKSSKEGEKCVIKKEKEHRQDNDKSHSEESSNRHRSSKEHEKQKPTSEKHKSSGSSDKHKHSSISEKHKSSSSSDKLKSRSSEKHRTHSEKSSSSSEKHSSSKSDKDKHKSSSEKEISNDKHKSKEINSSSSSKDKHSSSSKERSKDKHSSSKEKESSHKSDKKHSTSKDIHVKTSDSKKDSNHDDASSKKSKHKSSSSSSKSSSSKSKDDKPKKKSKSNGEHINSDEGIDCGSGASFAEALGMISPAKNKKKSMSRDTTQSPNSYSEDLSPATLLAPTAKLTPLPSLEISALPEISPNYRPRPPPKFLPHFTDENAMSAAISSKNQRTKVYSGNKVIGKITSLYEMCVHVLQEHIDALEYTGGVPYEILKPVVDRATPQQLFMLEHYNPYLMEDTDHLWQKFCEKSFRNKKRQEYESWREMYMRCQEEQEIRLKSLTTNIRIAQEAKKAPIKQTKMAYVDSVVKPPRNILKKQAQHGTAFAATASPAARVAALAAAPNVLKGGRATPAPVLTPSSSALKPKKAPLMQKALQFMRGRKR, from the exons ATGATA GAAAACATTAGTGTTGTATCTGAAATAAGTACATTTGTTGTAGCCACAAACAGTTATGGATATGAATATGGGAAAGATTGCGACAGTTATCCATCAGAGTCTAGAAATAGACATGACAAACAAGAGAAATATGTTAGAAAAACCAAAACTGAAGATAGTCAACATAATAATTCAAATGGAGATCACAGTGGGAGTAAGAGAAAATATCACAGCAGCGag gaaGAAGAACCTGATACAAAGAGATCGAAATACTCAAGTACAAAAGATAACAGATACATAAAACCTGAAGTAAAAGTTAAAGTAGAACCATCTGATAGTGATATGGAAAGCCAAGATGACACCTCAAGTGAGAGTGACAGTGAAGGATCTCAGTCTTCTGACGAAGAAAGAAAACcagatattaaagaaaaaatagagAAGATTAAAAAGACTGAAAGGCAAGAGTCATCTTCCATTAAACATTCATCTTGGAGCAGtaatgatacacataaatatgaACCTAGTTCTGAAAGTGTTAAAGAACACTACAAATATAATGCTTCAGAGATAAGACATTCATCTGAAAAATCCTTAAAAGATAAATCACATAATTCACAATCAAACAAAAGTTCCAAAGAAGGAGAAAAGtgtgttataaaaaaagaaaaagaacacAGACAAGATAACGATAAAAGTCACAGTGAAGAATCTTCAAACAGACACAGATCTAGTAAAGagcatgaaaaacaaaaaccaacTTCAGAAAAACATAAATCTAGTGGTAGCTCAGATAAACATAAACACAGCAGCATTTCTGAAAAACATAAGTCCAGTAGTAGTTCAGATAAACTAAAATCTAGATCTTCTGAAAAACATAGGACCCATTCAGAAAAAAGTTCAAGTAGCTCAGAAAAACATAGTTCCAGTAAATCTGATAAAGACAAACACAAAAGCTCATCAGAAAAAGAGATCTCAAATGATAAACATAAGTCAAAGGAAATAAATTCTAGCAGTAGTAGTAAAGATAAGCATAGCTCATCAAGTAAGGAAAGATCAAAAGACAAGCACAGTTCTtctaaagaaaaagaaagcagTCATAAAAGTGACAAAAAACATTCAACATCTAAAGATATTCATGTGAAAACTAGTGATAGCAAGAAAGACAGTAATCATGATGATGCAAGtagtaaaaaaagtaaacacaaaTCAAGCTCTAGTTCTAGCAAATCCAGCAGTAGCAAATCAAAAGATGATAAACCaaagaaaaaatctaaatcaaatGGTGAACACATAAACAGTGATGAAGGTATTGATTGCGGTTCAG GCGCCAGTTTTGCGGAAGCTCTTGGCATGATAAGTCCggcaaaaaacaaaaagaaatctATGTCCAGAGACACCACGCAATCACCTAACTCCTATAGTGAAGAT CTAAGCCCGGCTACTCTTCTGGCACCCACCGCTAAGCTAACACCGCTTCCGTCGCTCGAAATATCAGCCTTACCGGAGATATCCCCCAATTACCGACCACGCCCTCCGCCGAAGTTTCTACCGCACTTTACGGATGAGAATGCTATGAGCGCTGCCATATCTTCTAAGAACCAAAG AACCAAAGTATACTCTGGCAACAAGGTGATAGGAAAAATTACCAGTTTATATGAAATGTGTGTACATGTCCTTCAAGAACATATTGACG ctCTTGAATATACCGGCGGTGTTCCGTATGAGATTTTGAAGCCAGTGGTGGACAGAGCAACCCCACAACAACTGTTTATGTTAGAGCACTACAATCCTTATCTTATGGAAGACACGGATCATTTGTGGCAGAAGTTCTGCGAAAAAagtttcagaaataaaaagCGACAGGAATACGAGAGTTGGAGGGAAATGTATATG cgatgccaagaagaacaagaaataaGATTGAAATCCCTCACGACTAACATAAGAATTGCTCAAGAGGCCAAAAAGGCAcccatcaaacaaacaaaaatggcGTATGTGGATTCCGTAGTGAAACCACCGCGAAACATCTTGAAAAAacaa GCCCAACACGGCACAGCGTTTGCCGCAACCGCCAGCCCAGCGGCGCGTGTTGCCGCCCTGGCAGCCGCGCCCAACGTGCTGAAGGGTGGGCGGGCGACGCCGGCGCCGGTCCTCACACCCTCTTCATCAGCGCTCAAACCCAAGAAGGCGCCGCTCATGCAAAAAGCCCTGCAGTTCATGCGTGGCCGGAAACGATGA
- the LOC120626662 gene encoding transcription elongation factor B polypeptide 3 isoform X1 gives MATILDLIKHYQHSIEKYPNDEQKILKCIDKLYNLGVTVQHLQDTGVGRTVNALRKEPGEVGQAARALVYKWKVMVASEESDQEGDIGNDTTNSYGYEYGKDCDSYPSESRNRHDKQEKYVRKTKTEDSQHNNSNGDHSGSKRKYHSSEEEEPDTKRSKYSSTKDNRYIKPEVKVKVEPSDSDMESQDDTSSESDSEGSQSSDEERKPDIKEKIEKIKKTERQESSSIKHSSWSSNDTHKYEPSSESVKEHYKYNASEIRHSSEKSLKDKSHNSQSNKSSKEGEKCVIKKEKEHRQDNDKSHSEESSNRHRSSKEHEKQKPTSEKHKSSGSSDKHKHSSISEKHKSSSSSDKLKSRSSEKHRTHSEKSSSSSEKHSSSKSDKDKHKSSSEKEISNDKHKSKEINSSSSSKDKHSSSSKERSKDKHSSSKEKESSHKSDKKHSTSKDIHVKTSDSKKDSNHDDASSKKSKHKSSSSSSKSSSSKSKDDKPKKKSKSNGEHINSDEGIDCGSGASFAEALGMISPAKNKKKSMSRDTTQSPNSYSEDLSPATLLAPTAKLTPLPSLEISALPEISPNYRPRPPPKFLPHFTDENAMSAAISSKNQRTKVYSGNKVIGKITSLYEMCVHVLQEHIDALEYTGGVPYEILKPVVDRATPQQLFMLEHYNPYLMEDTDHLWQKFCEKSFRNKKRQEYESWREMYMRCQEEQEIRLKSLTTNIRIAQEAKKAPIKQTKMAYVDSVVKPPRNILKKQAQHGTAFAATASPAARVAALAAAPNVLKGGRATPAPVLTPSSSALKPKKAPLMQKALQFMRGRKR, from the exons ATGGCGACTATTTtggatttaattaaacattaccAGCATTCTATAGAAAAATATCCAAATGATGAACAGAAA attttaaaatgtattgataAACTATACAACTTGGGGGTGACAGTCCAACATCTGCAAGATACAGGCGTTGGTCGCACAGTTAATGCTTTACGCAAAGAACCTGGTGAAGTAGGACAGGCAGCGAGGGCCCTTGTGTACAAATGGAAGGTGATGGTTGCTTCTGAGGAGAGTGATCAGGAGGGAGACATTGGCAATGATA CCACAAACAGTTATGGATATGAATATGGGAAAGATTGCGACAGTTATCCATCAGAGTCTAGAAATAGACATGACAAACAAGAGAAATATGTTAGAAAAACCAAAACTGAAGATAGTCAACATAATAATTCAAATGGAGATCACAGTGGGAGTAAGAGAAAATATCACAGCAGCGag gaaGAAGAACCTGATACAAAGAGATCGAAATACTCAAGTACAAAAGATAACAGATACATAAAACCTGAAGTAAAAGTTAAAGTAGAACCATCTGATAGTGATATGGAAAGCCAAGATGACACCTCAAGTGAGAGTGACAGTGAAGGATCTCAGTCTTCTGACGAAGAAAGAAAACcagatattaaagaaaaaatagagAAGATTAAAAAGACTGAAAGGCAAGAGTCATCTTCCATTAAACATTCATCTTGGAGCAGtaatgatacacataaatatgaACCTAGTTCTGAAAGTGTTAAAGAACACTACAAATATAATGCTTCAGAGATAAGACATTCATCTGAAAAATCCTTAAAAGATAAATCACATAATTCACAATCAAACAAAAGTTCCAAAGAAGGAGAAAAGtgtgttataaaaaaagaaaaagaacacAGACAAGATAACGATAAAAGTCACAGTGAAGAATCTTCAAACAGACACAGATCTAGTAAAGagcatgaaaaacaaaaaccaacTTCAGAAAAACATAAATCTAGTGGTAGCTCAGATAAACATAAACACAGCAGCATTTCTGAAAAACATAAGTCCAGTAGTAGTTCAGATAAACTAAAATCTAGATCTTCTGAAAAACATAGGACCCATTCAGAAAAAAGTTCAAGTAGCTCAGAAAAACATAGTTCCAGTAAATCTGATAAAGACAAACACAAAAGCTCATCAGAAAAAGAGATCTCAAATGATAAACATAAGTCAAAGGAAATAAATTCTAGCAGTAGTAGTAAAGATAAGCATAGCTCATCAAGTAAGGAAAGATCAAAAGACAAGCACAGTTCTtctaaagaaaaagaaagcagTCATAAAAGTGACAAAAAACATTCAACATCTAAAGATATTCATGTGAAAACTAGTGATAGCAAGAAAGACAGTAATCATGATGATGCAAGtagtaaaaaaagtaaacacaaaTCAAGCTCTAGTTCTAGCAAATCCAGCAGTAGCAAATCAAAAGATGATAAACCaaagaaaaaatctaaatcaaatGGTGAACACATAAACAGTGATGAAGGTATTGATTGCGGTTCAG GCGCCAGTTTTGCGGAAGCTCTTGGCATGATAAGTCCggcaaaaaacaaaaagaaatctATGTCCAGAGACACCACGCAATCACCTAACTCCTATAGTGAAGAT CTAAGCCCGGCTACTCTTCTGGCACCCACCGCTAAGCTAACACCGCTTCCGTCGCTCGAAATATCAGCCTTACCGGAGATATCCCCCAATTACCGACCACGCCCTCCGCCGAAGTTTCTACCGCACTTTACGGATGAGAATGCTATGAGCGCTGCCATATCTTCTAAGAACCAAAG AACCAAAGTATACTCTGGCAACAAGGTGATAGGAAAAATTACCAGTTTATATGAAATGTGTGTACATGTCCTTCAAGAACATATTGACG ctCTTGAATATACCGGCGGTGTTCCGTATGAGATTTTGAAGCCAGTGGTGGACAGAGCAACCCCACAACAACTGTTTATGTTAGAGCACTACAATCCTTATCTTATGGAAGACACGGATCATTTGTGGCAGAAGTTCTGCGAAAAAagtttcagaaataaaaagCGACAGGAATACGAGAGTTGGAGGGAAATGTATATG cgatgccaagaagaacaagaaataaGATTGAAATCCCTCACGACTAACATAAGAATTGCTCAAGAGGCCAAAAAGGCAcccatcaaacaaacaaaaatggcGTATGTGGATTCCGTAGTGAAACCACCGCGAAACATCTTGAAAAAacaa GCCCAACACGGCACAGCGTTTGCCGCAACCGCCAGCCCAGCGGCGCGTGTTGCCGCCCTGGCAGCCGCGCCCAACGTGCTGAAGGGTGGGCGGGCGACGCCGGCGCCGGTCCTCACACCCTCTTCATCAGCGCTCAAACCCAAGAAGGCGCCGCTCATGCAAAAAGCCCTGCAGTTCATGCGTGGCCGGAAACGATGA